One Thermococcus sp. MV5 genomic region harbors:
- a CDS encoding Mut7-C RNAse domain-containing protein, with product MRRKNTKFIADMMLGRLARWLRLYGYDTIYGVEEDSEILRISREENRIILTRDEDLAKRSENTILIRSNKFEEQVRQLMELGFNFDDLFPANARCPKCNGLIRKVSKEEIKDRVPKGVYEDYDEFYVCVQCGQVYWPGRQWREMVKIDRKLRNMRESNEME from the coding sequence ATGAGGAGAAAAAATACAAAGTTTATCGCTGATATGATGCTTGGTCGTTTAGCTAGGTGGCTTCGACTTTATGGATATGATACTATTTATGGGGTAGAGGAGGATAGTGAGATTTTAAGGATTTCACGGGAGGAGAATAGGATAATCCTAACCCGAGATGAAGATCTTGCAAAACGATCCGAAAATACTATCTTAATAAGATCAAACAAGTTTGAGGAGCAAGTGAGACAACTTATGGAACTTGGTTTTAATTTTGATGATCTCTTTCCTGCAAATGCTAGGTGTCCAAAGTGTAACGGCTTGATAAGGAAGGTTAGCAAGGAAGAAATTAAAGATCGAGTTCCAAAAGGGGTTTATGAAGACTACGATGAGTTTTACGTGTGTGTCCAATGTGGTCAAGTTTATTGGCCTGGGAGGCAGTGGAGGGAAATGGTAAAAATTGATAGAAAGTTGAGAAATATGAGGGAGTCCAATGAAATGGAGTGA
- a CDS encoding MBL fold metallo-hydrolase yields MIVYFIGTGGSEGIPAHLCTCETCEEARKLGFAQRKPSTLAIITKNKKAVLIDVGTDIRDLLHVPLEGILLTHWHHDHIYGLYKLRWIAKKTRLYGPKGDADWLMIHDPKNIQVEFIKAGDVLKIDSLKITALKLNHQVETLGYLIEEDNKSVAVLYDTKGLPKETFKLLEKKKLRLAIVDATYAPRVDDPYHNNVDEGAETGLQLAERTMLSHISHKNLSFLKLDEYVRKKYNGKVLVAYDGMLFYV; encoded by the coding sequence ATGATAGTCTATTTCATTGGCACTGGGGGCAGTGAGGGTATCCCAGCTCATCTGTGCACATGTGAAACATGTGAAGAAGCTCGTAAACTTGGTTTTGCACAACGAAAGCCTTCTACTTTAGCGATCATTACCAAAAACAAAAAGGCAGTACTAATAGATGTAGGAACAGACATCAGGGATCTATTACATGTACCTCTTGAGGGGATCCTTCTTACTCACTGGCATCACGATCATATTTATGGACTATATAAACTCAGGTGGATTGCAAAGAAAACTAGACTTTATGGCCCAAAAGGCGATGCAGATTGGTTAATGATCCATGACCCAAAAAACATCCAAGTAGAATTCATCAAGGCCGGAGATGTGCTTAAAATAGACTCCCTTAAAATAACAGCTCTAAAACTTAATCATCAAGTAGAGACTCTTGGATACCTGATAGAGGAGGATAATAAAAGTGTGGCAGTCCTTTATGATACCAAGGGGCTTCCTAAGGAGACTTTTAAATTATTAGAAAAGAAAAAACTTCGCCTTGCCATAGTGGATGCTACTTACGCTCCAAGAGTCGATGACCCATATCACAATAACGTTGACGAGGGTGCTGAAACAGGGCTCCAATTAGCTGAAAGAACTATGTTGAGTCATATATCCCACAAAAATCTCTCATTTTTGAAGCTTGATGAGTATGTCAGAAAGAAATACAATGGAAAAGTTCTTGTTGCCTATGATGGGATGCTATTTTATGTGTGA
- a CDS encoding dual specificity protein phosphatase family protein: MVYPKFVDSSVAFSPMPYPEDIPNLAKEFDAVVVLTYEYELYYTLEEWTNHRLDVLYFPIEDFTAPSLEELLSILRWIEERVKKGKKILIHCFGGSGRSGSVAVAYLMYLHGLSLREALLRVRSLKPSAVETEEQMKVLKNLEKYLKSK; this comes from the coding sequence GTGGTCTATCCAAAGTTTGTTGATAGTAGTGTAGCATTTTCACCAATGCCGTATCCTGAGGATATTCCTAATCTTGCAAAAGAATTTGATGCTGTTGTTGTTTTAACCTACGAATACGAATTGTATTATACACTAGAAGAATGGACCAACCATCGTCTTGACGTCCTCTATTTTCCAATAGAGGACTTCACTGCTCCGAGTTTAGAGGAACTGCTTAGTATTTTGAGATGGATTGAGGAAAGAGTCAAAAAAGGCAAGAAAATCCTGATTCACTGTTTTGGAGGGAGTGGAAGAAGTGGGAGCGTGGCTGTTGCTTATTTGATGTATTTGCATGGCCTGTCCTTAAGGGAGGCTTTGCTAAGAGTACGTTCTCTTAAGCCCTCTGCTGTTGAAACAGAGGAACAAATGAAGGTTTTAAAGAATCTTGAGAAATATTTAAAATCAAAATGA
- a CDS encoding extradiol dioxygenase, producing the protein MLVGIGLMPHGNPVLNPKDEEIRRLAEVLKEIGREFSRADSYVLISPHNVRMSEAFGVIMAENLVSWLGFGGVELPGDYQTERELARGIYERVKAKGLPVVDINFASLSGEYSRFPLTWGELIPLHFLEKRPLVLLTPARKVPREILVEFGEVIGEVLEEDEKRIAFIASADHAHAHDPTGPYGHAPEAKEYDERIMQLIKENKLEKLLNISDELINKALPDSYWQLLVLYGVLKKVPMKVKATVYACPSYFGMAAALFVRS; encoded by the coding sequence ATGCTTGTTGGAATCGGTTTGATGCCTCATGGAAATCCCGTTCTCAATCCTAAAGATGAAGAGATAAGAAGGCTTGCAGAAGTTCTTAAAGAAATTGGTAGAGAGTTTTCAAGGGCAGATTCGTACGTTCTCATAAGTCCCCACAACGTTCGCATGAGTGAAGCCTTTGGAGTTATAATGGCTGAAAACCTTGTTTCATGGCTTGGTTTTGGGGGAGTCGAACTTCCTGGTGATTACCAAACTGAAAGGGAACTCGCCAGAGGAATATATGAGAGGGTAAAAGCTAAGGGACTTCCTGTGGTTGATATAAACTTTGCATCACTGAGCGGAGAATACTCCCGCTTCCCACTAACATGGGGAGAACTTATACCTCTCCACTTCCTCGAGAAGAGGCCTCTTGTTTTGTTAACTCCAGCACGAAAGGTTCCAAGGGAAATCCTTGTTGAATTTGGGGAAGTTATTGGCGAAGTTCTTGAAGAAGATGAAAAGAGAATTGCATTTATAGCAAGTGCTGATCATGCCCATGCACATGATCCAACTGGGCCGTATGGTCATGCTCCGGAGGCAAAAGAATACGATGAGCGCATTATGCAACTCATTAAAGAGAACAAACTTGAAAAACTCCTCAATATTTCGGATGAACTGATAAACAAAGCCCTTCCTGATAGCTACTGGCAACTGCTTGTTCTCTATGGAGTTCTCAAAAAAGTACCGATGAAAGTAAAAGCAACAGTTTACGCCTGTCCAAGCTATTTTGGTATGGCTGCTGCTTTGTTTGTCCGATCCTGA
- the thrC gene encoding threonine synthase: MLKCTSCGREYSLRKPYQRCECGEPLELELFKSTPGIGRRIWERFLGFFPFELNPDLSLGEGDTSLTKAKKLSKELGVKLYLKNETLNPTWSFKDRGTYIGIHRALQLGFEKIGTVSTGNMAASVAAYGARAGLETYILVSSTIPEEKLKALALYGARIIKVQGDYGELYYKSLKIGRKRGIYFINSDDPFRVEGYKTISFEIIEEVTPDYVVVPTSSGGLFRGIVKGFLELKESELIEKLPCFVVVQAEGCSPICKAFNDRKEKIERFESPHTIAHAIENPCPPSGNAVLRLLKKIKGLCVAVSDEEILDAQRALGKEGLFVQPASATGIAAIRKLKEKEIIEDGTIEENSRVVSILTGSGLKTLSHVEGGEIKECWLQELEECLRYREEKEMSLQGY; this comes from the coding sequence ATGTTAAAATGCACATCCTGTGGAAGAGAATATTCTCTAAGGAAGCCATATCAAAGATGCGAATGTGGTGAACCGCTTGAATTAGAGCTATTTAAGAGCACTCCGGGTATAGGGAGAAGGATTTGGGAAAGGTTTTTAGGCTTTTTCCCATTTGAACTTAACCCCGATCTGAGTCTAGGTGAAGGCGACACTTCACTAACTAAGGCAAAAAAGCTTTCGAAAGAACTTGGAGTCAAGCTTTATCTCAAAAATGAAACTCTCAACCCAACATGGAGCTTTAAAGATAGAGGAACCTATATCGGCATTCACAGAGCACTTCAGTTAGGCTTTGAAAAGATTGGCACAGTTTCAACCGGTAACATGGCGGCAAGTGTAGCCGCTTATGGTGCAAGGGCTGGCCTTGAAACTTACATTCTTGTTTCCTCAACAATACCGGAGGAGAAGCTCAAAGCTCTTGCCCTTTATGGGGCTAGAATTATCAAAGTTCAGGGCGATTATGGGGAGCTCTACTACAAAAGCCTCAAAATAGGGAGGAAAAGGGGAATATATTTCATAAACTCGGATGATCCCTTTAGGGTTGAGGGGTATAAGACGATAAGCTTTGAGATAATTGAAGAAGTAACTCCCGACTATGTTGTTGTGCCAACGTCATCAGGAGGGCTTTTCAGAGGAATTGTTAAGGGTTTTCTGGAACTTAAAGAAAGTGAACTCATTGAGAAGCTTCCTTGCTTTGTGGTAGTTCAAGCTGAAGGTTGTTCTCCAATATGTAAGGCATTTAATGATAGAAAAGAGAAGATAGAGCGGTTTGAAAGCCCACATACGATAGCCCACGCCATAGAGAATCCATGTCCTCCGAGTGGAAATGCCGTTTTGAGGCTTTTGAAAAAAATTAAAGGTTTGTGTGTTGCAGTTAGTGATGAAGAGATTTTGGATGCTCAAAGAGCTCTTGGTAAGGAGGGCCTCTTTGTGCAGCCAGCGTCTGCAACAGGAATCGCTGCGATAAGAAAGCTCAAAGAGAAGGAGATTATCGAAGATGGAACGATTGAGGAGAACTCGAGAGTTGTCTCCATACTAACCGGCTCCGGTTTAAAGACACTCTCACACGTTGAAGGAGGAGAGATAAAAGAGTGCTGGTTGCAGGAACTTGAAGAATGTCTTAGGTATCGAGAAGAAAAGGAAATGTCCTTACAAGGTTATTAA
- the speB gene encoding agmatinase, translated as MFFGIPSSENPNLYILGIPWDASSSFRRGSAKGPKAIREATTAELYNSFNESLANLAEHWSYRDLGDIKTGSFEELIENISKTVKEHYSGELFLFLGGDHSITYAAFKAIKEVSGEDFGLIYFDAHPDLYPEYEGDKYSHACTVRRLVEKELVRGDNVVQIGVRAPTREQIEFAQEQGIRIVPASEIYRSPRVEISFKKAYLSFDMDVLDPAFAPGVGNPEPGGLSTRELVEIIKSLNVSVVAFDIVELNPKYDYKGITAFAAAKIIREVLGKVAKNAERDLVKREARGFLC; from the coding sequence ATGTTTTTTGGGATTCCTAGTTCAGAGAATCCAAACCTCTACATCCTCGGAATACCCTGGGATGCATCGTCCTCTTTCAGGAGAGGTTCAGCTAAGGGTCCTAAAGCGATAAGGGAAGCTACTACTGCGGAACTTTACAACAGTTTCAATGAAAGCCTTGCAAATCTTGCTGAACACTGGAGTTACAGAGATTTGGGGGATATTAAAACAGGGAGCTTTGAGGAGTTAATCGAAAATATTAGTAAGACCGTTAAGGAACATTACAGTGGAGAGCTCTTCCTTTTTCTGGGAGGTGATCATTCCATAACCTATGCTGCTTTTAAGGCCATTAAAGAGGTCTCAGGAGAAGATTTTGGCTTGATTTATTTTGACGCTCATCCAGATTTATATCCGGAGTATGAAGGCGATAAATACTCCCATGCCTGCACCGTAAGAAGATTAGTGGAGAAAGAACTGGTAAGAGGTGATAATGTTGTTCAAATTGGTGTCAGAGCACCTACAAGAGAACAGATTGAATTTGCACAAGAACAAGGAATAAGGATTGTCCCGGCCTCGGAGATTTACCGTTCTCCTCGTGTTGAAATTTCATTCAAAAAAGCTTATCTTTCATTTGACATGGATGTTCTTGATCCAGCGTTTGCTCCAGGGGTTGGAAATCCTGAACCAGGGGGTTTGAGCACGAGGGAGCTTGTTGAAATAATAAAAAGCTTAAACGTGAGTGTAGTAGCCTTTGATATAGTAGAGCTTAATCCAAAGTATGATTATAAGGGAATAACGGCCTTTGCTGCTGCGAAAATAATAAGGGAAGTACTTGGGAAAGTGGCCAAAAATGCGGAACGAGATCTCGTAAAAAGAGAAGCAAGGGGATTTTTATGTTAA
- the metG gene encoding methionine--tRNA ligase subunit beta, giving the protein MELYDVNEFWKFDLRVGLVKKAEKLKRTKKLIKLEVDFGSEQRTIITGLADQYSPEDLEGKKLIFVLNLKPKKLSGIESQGMLIVAESEDGKVYLLPVPDEVPIGTKVW; this is encoded by the coding sequence ATGGAACTCTATGACGTTAATGAATTTTGGAAGTTTGATCTTAGGGTTGGACTAGTAAAAAAAGCTGAGAAATTAAAAAGAACTAAAAAGCTCATAAAACTTGAAGTTGACTTTGGAAGTGAACAAAGGACTATAATAACAGGGCTAGCTGATCAATATAGTCCTGAAGACCTTGAGGGGAAGAAACTCATTTTTGTCTTAAACTTAAAGCCTAAAAAACTCTCTGGAATAGAGAGCCAAGGAATGCTCATCGTAGCTGAAAGTGAGGATGGAAAAGTTTACCTTCTGCCTGTCCCAGATGAAGTGCCCATCGGTACAAAGGTGTGGTAA
- a CDS encoding ABC transporter permease, with protein MKLKLRQKVGVVILILFISFVLFSELSVSKEELNNWENPLYWSKYPKKADPIWFSMLDKETPTVVLSLSEVTRIGNDYWLFTYVYTHTYPRPPNDIVFRRIEPAYYIIEITRPDGIKIRIFDDELREDVNLNADPKMAMQIFSAMRSKLNLNEEDRAMVYPIEILFVKDPNFTVLNGLYTIEVLCSCRKPPQIIVQGNAYGILGTDNYGRDIWVGFVKSMRNTLYLALITSIIIVLLGLLIGSISGYFDNRVSKIITFMLEVLTSLPILPILVVITWVMSTQGFGERINVPPLKFMLILAFLLMGKFAKTIRMITIKEKAKEYITAEVAIGASGFYILRRHIGPIILEHALRHFTFLMPRIVALISLFGFFGMIPGTNWGSFMIEAMEQGALYGSKWWWILSPGIAMAFLSLGFTLLSLGPGYEEEGMGIWLT; from the coding sequence ATGAAGTTAAAACTACGTCAAAAAGTAGGAGTTGTAATCTTAATCCTCTTTATTAGCTTTGTTTTATTTAGTGAACTAAGTGTTTCCAAAGAAGAGCTCAATAATTGGGAAAATCCATTGTACTGGAGTAAATATCCCAAAAAAGCGGATCCAATATGGTTCTCCATGTTGGATAAGGAAACTCCTACAGTTGTTCTTTCTCTTTCGGAAGTTACAAGGATTGGGAACGATTACTGGCTTTTCACATATGTTTATACACACACTTATCCCCGCCCTCCAAATGATATAGTGTTTCGCAGGATTGAACCAGCATATTATATAATCGAAATTACACGGCCAGATGGTATTAAAATAAGGATTTTCGATGACGAACTCAGAGAGGATGTCAATTTGAATGCTGATCCTAAAATGGCCATGCAAATATTTTCAGCTATGAGATCAAAGCTCAATCTTAATGAAGAAGATAGAGCCATGGTGTATCCAATAGAAATCCTCTTTGTGAAGGATCCTAATTTTACAGTATTAAATGGTCTCTATACAATAGAGGTCCTATGTAGTTGCAGAAAGCCCCCACAAATTATAGTTCAAGGGAATGCTTATGGAATTTTGGGAACTGACAATTACGGAAGGGATATATGGGTTGGTTTTGTTAAAAGCATGAGAAATACCCTTTATTTGGCTTTAATCACCTCTATTATTATAGTTCTTCTTGGTTTGTTGATAGGATCTATCTCAGGATACTTTGATAATAGGGTTTCAAAAATAATCACATTTATGCTTGAGGTTCTCACGTCGCTTCCTATTCTTCCGATTTTGGTTGTTATTACTTGGGTAATGTCGACCCAAGGATTTGGAGAAAGGATTAATGTCCCTCCACTAAAATTTATGTTGATCCTAGCGTTTCTCTTAATGGGAAAATTTGCTAAAACAATACGAATGATCACAATAAAAGAGAAAGCTAAAGAATACATAACAGCTGAAGTAGCTATAGGAGCTAGTGGATTTTACATCTTAAGGCGGCATATTGGTCCGATTATCCTAGAGCATGCATTAAGGCATTTCACATTCCTAATGCCCAGAATTGTTGCTCTAATCTCCCTCTTTGGATTCTTTGGAATGATTCCTGGAACCAATTGGGGTTCTTTTATGATTGAAGCAATGGAGCAGGGGGCATTATATGGGAGCAAGTGGTGGTGGATTCTTTCACCTGGTATTGCGATGGCATTCTTGAGTTTGGGGTTTACTCTCCTATCTTTAGGGCCTGGCTATGAAGAAGAGGGCATGGGGATATGGCTAACATGA
- a CDS encoding ABC transporter permease subunit: MFIFAIKYNILPASGLMSIPPEEGIGLAFDILKHLILPVATIVFVFVWEFIVIVARETQKEFGEVYIITEIAKGMPNKVIYWKHILKNIGITLSSFTGQKFMEMFTDYLVLDAFFSLQGLGLLLKNSFVREVVPNVGVVVNFRPYLFFPLTIIIATLFFVISLVIELIKGMLDPRVS; the protein is encoded by the coding sequence GTGTTTATTTTTGCTATTAAATATAATATTCTTCCTGCAAGCGGGTTAATGAGTATTCCACCAGAAGAGGGGATTGGGTTAGCATTCGATATTTTGAAGCATCTGATCCTACCAGTTGCTACAATAGTTTTTGTGTTTGTTTGGGAGTTTATAGTCATAGTGGCTAGAGAAACTCAAAAAGAATTTGGAGAAGTTTATATAATTACTGAAATCGCCAAAGGAATGCCCAATAAGGTTATCTATTGGAAACACATACTTAAAAATATTGGAATAACCTTGAGCTCATTTACGGGTCAAAAGTTTATGGAGATGTTTACAGATTACCTTGTATTGGACGCATTCTTTTCCCTTCAAGGTTTGGGCCTACTATTGAAGAACAGCTTCGTTAGAGAAGTTGTTCCGAACGTGGGAGTTGTAGTTAATTTCAGGCCTTATTTGTTCTTTCCGCTTACAATAATCATAGCCACGTTGTTCTTCGTGATATCTTTAGTTATTGAGCTGATTAAAGGGATGCTTGATCCGAGGGTGAGTTAA
- a CDS encoding carbon-nitrogen hydrolase family protein, with protein MKVALIPMRVKVNDFEANWEEFKQRFKEAWEYDPDILVFPEYCLTGFNEWDFSGAKFYDEIVERVSALAKENSVYVIVGLLEPYKHCVYNSALLINREGEVILKHRKFQEPMKFCTGNTVRIAKTEFGKLAIIICGDLYNKRIAKWIKRKRPDYIFVPMDRSPWGNFNLEEEIKCMSGRVKLLGVKTFIVNSYSHWDSFGGAWVFDENGNLLAQSAGGNILIFDYFFNSHRLDRNVAQK; from the coding sequence ATGAAAGTTGCCCTAATTCCAATGAGGGTCAAGGTTAATGACTTTGAAGCAAACTGGGAGGAGTTTAAACAAAGATTTAAAGAAGCTTGGGAATACGATCCTGACATTCTGGTTTTCCCCGAGTACTGTCTTACGGGCTTTAATGAGTGGGACTTTAGCGGGGCAAAGTTTTATGATGAGATTGTGGAGAGGGTGAGCGCACTTGCAAAGGAGAACTCGGTCTATGTAATCGTCGGTCTCCTTGAGCCTTACAAGCACTGTGTTTACAACTCCGCTTTGCTCATCAATCGAGAAGGGGAAGTTATTTTAAAGCACCGCAAGTTTCAGGAGCCGATGAAATTCTGCACGGGTAACACCGTAAGGATCGCGAAGACGGAGTTCGGAAAGCTTGCAATAATTATTTGTGGCGATCTATATAACAAGCGTATAGCCAAATGGATTAAGCGCAAAAGGCCTGATTACATCTTTGTACCAATGGATCGCTCTCCATGGGGCAATTTTAATTTAGAAGAAGAAATCAAATGCATGAGTGGGAGGGTTAAACTATTGGGTGTTAAGACATTTATAGTGAATTCCTACTCCCACTGGGACAGCTTCGGCGGTGCATGGGTATTCGATGAGAATGGGAATCTCTTGGCTCAGAGTGCTGGAGGTAATATCTTGATTTTTGACTATTTCTTCAACTCCCATCGTTTAGACCGAAATGTAGCTCAAAAATAG
- a CDS encoding carotenoid biosynthesis protein, which translates to MTQSAKRDLYAISALILLANLFKRSPIYNLFYLLAMIILSRRLWRSFPRFLAISVLVGFLAEVIGTRMCTPFGCYYYENLKPLLFDVALFVPLAWAIFGFVSYLTAGYFFKRRRARIAFASLLMVILDLSIDPIMTSWRAWVWETTTKINWFGIPWTNYMGWFIVSLTFFYLYERLSKGEVGEDLLKLGPLVYLLEMFTFMIYAPTSVKTPTTIAFLVSVVVLLLLYLWRWMK; encoded by the coding sequence ATGACGCAAAGTGCAAAGCGGGATCTTTACGCAATCTCAGCCCTAATCCTGCTCGCCAATCTTTTTAAGCGCTCGCCTATTTATAACCTCTTTTATCTTCTTGCAATGATTATTCTCTCCCGAAGGCTCTGGAGGAGCTTCCCAAGGTTTCTCGCAATCTCTGTCCTCGTGGGCTTCTTAGCCGAAGTAATCGGTACTCGCATGTGCACGCCCTTTGGCTGCTATTACTATGAAAATTTGAAGCCCCTGCTTTTTGATGTGGCTCTCTTTGTTCCTCTTGCATGGGCAATCTTTGGGTTTGTGTCCTATCTAACAGCGGGCTACTTCTTTAAGCGCAGAAGGGCCAGAATAGCTTTTGCATCACTCTTGATGGTCATCCTAGATCTCTCAATCGATCCCATCATGACTTCATGGAGGGCATGGGTGTGGGAGACCACGACAAAAATAAACTGGTTTGGAATCCCATGGACGAACTATATGGGATGGTTTATTGTGTCTTTGACGTTTTTCTACCTCTATGAGCGTCTTTCAAAGGGTGAAGTTGGGGAGGATCTTTTAAAGCTCGGCCCTTTAGTTTACCTTTTAGAGATGTTTACATTCATGATTTATGCTCCAACAAGTGTGAAAACTCCCACAACAATCGCGTTTTTGGTCTCCGTTGTTGTGCTTCTCCTGCTGTATTTGTGGAGGTGGATGAAATGA
- a CDS encoding bifunctional 2-polyprenyl-6-hydroxyphenol methylase/3-demethylubiquinol 3-O-methyltransferase UbiG gives MSLLQLYHDEAIKVFYEKGGDEEDLYWLVSSILIRYPEHRDELEVRKRLMDLIVQEVDGKVLDAGCGLGILTFRMALKDEVKKAVGIDNSCELINFCNRLRNRITKKAEFLHGDFLEVEFGEKFNCIVFLYMLHDYEPEPFLEKALKILKQEGRIIIGDFDIKGLREKVKAFAQENGLKIVKDITIGKAKTHGDIHEGFLITARR, from the coding sequence ATGAGCCTTCTCCAGCTATATCACGATGAAGCCATCAAAGTTTTTTATGAGAAGGGTGGAGATGAAGAAGATCTTTATTGGCTTGTTAGCAGCATCTTGATTAGATATCCGGAACACAGAGATGAGCTTGAAGTTAGAAAGAGGCTGATGGATTTAATAGTTCAAGAGGTTGATGGGAAAGTTCTTGACGCTGGCTGTGGTCTTGGGATTTTAACATTCAGGATGGCACTTAAAGATGAGGTCAAAAAAGCTGTGGGCATTGATAATAGTTGTGAACTAATCAACTTCTGTAATCGTTTGAGAAATAGAATCACCAAGAAAGCTGAGTTTTTACATGGGGATTTCCTAGAGGTTGAGTTTGGAGAAAAATTTAATTGTATTGTCTTTCTTTACATGCTCCACGATTATGAGCCAGAACCGTTTTTAGAAAAAGCTCTCAAAATATTGAAACAAGAAGGGAGAATAATAATCGGTGATTTTGATATTAAGGGACTTAGAGAGAAAGTTAAGGCATTCGCACAAGAAAATGGGCTGAAAATCGTTAAAGACATTACCATTGGAAAGGCAAAGACACATGGGGACATTCATGAGGGATTTTTAATCACTGCCCGTAGGTAA
- a CDS encoding class I SAM-dependent methyltransferase has product MFKNLGYTFEPTYKEKLWMYDPRSEVGKKRMKKQKELLERFLPIKSGKALDIGCGMGISTFALEELGFEVIGIDLQEELVEKAKKIAEELGYKAEFRIMDAKKLDFPDESFDLVALLGNPLLHLSIYDFDKIVQEAFRVLRANGVLFLEYADWVRLLHDSYKHVLVEDPFISFHISLDTVKGQVERLFVNLEKGYFFRVRINVWAPWIVEFILRKAGFDVKTHYLGTFSVVTVGMKP; this is encoded by the coding sequence ATGTTCAAGAATCTCGGTTACACCTTTGAGCCAACCTACAAGGAAAAGCTCTGGATGTACGATCCAAGAAGTGAGGTTGGTAAGAAAAGAATGAAAAAGCAGAAAGAACTGCTTGAAAGGTTTCTCCCCATAAAAAGCGGTAAAGCGCTGGACATCGGCTGCGGCATGGGGATCTCGACTTTTGCTCTTGAAGAGCTGGGATTTGAAGTTATTGGAATTGACCTTCAAGAAGAGCTCGTGGAAAAGGCAAAGAAAATTGCAGAGGAACTGGGATATAAAGCAGAATTCAGGATTATGGACGCCAAAAAGCTCGATTTTCCTGATGAGAGCTTTGACTTAGTCGCACTTTTAGGGAACCCTCTCCTGCACTTGAGCATCTATGACTTTGATAAGATTGTCCAAGAAGCTTTTAGAGTGCTTAGAGCCAATGGAGTTCTATTCCTCGAATACGCGGACTGGGTTAGACTTCTGCATGACAGTTATAAGCACGTGCTCGTCGAAGACCCATTTATTTCGTTCCACATTTCTCTCGATACAGTGAAAGGTCAAGTAGAGCGGCTTTTCGTCAACCTTGAGAAGGGCTACTTTTTCAGAGTGAGGATTAACGTCTGGGCGCCATGGATTGTGGAGTTCATCCTTAGAAAAGCTGGGTTTGATGTGAAGACGCACTATCTGGGGACGTTTAGTGTTGTGACAGTAGGGATGAAACCATGA
- a CDS encoding GNAT family N-acetyltransferase, with product MKVQVLEFEEKFAEGVEELYNTSGWKFSPKLINIWKSLRNYSKVLIALFDDRVVGKVTLDVAFPPYAEIVNLIVHPEYHRKGIGTKLIEKCIKISESKGHNIQFLMTEYDNIPALNLYKKFNFYPAILFKKKQLWIFRFGKGCFVENFLKAHPLFEFKVSRKKISFHGEKLYEISFADIMSNARLKVYFRGQPGQEGTMPRIAGISFMDGKKVFDLVAYENPFELRIFNYGEGVSLKIEPLSPKGLEVFVEKQILKLSRNQNERVKINFKKTRDFDTPLDYLSFKTVVVSFRINENFVISIGKDRE from the coding sequence ATGAAAGTTCAAGTCCTTGAGTTTGAAGAAAAGTTTGCAGAAGGTGTTGAGGAACTTTATAATACATCGGGATGGAAATTCAGCCCAAAACTTATCAATATTTGGAAGAGCCTAAGGAACTATTCAAAAGTCCTAATAGCGTTGTTTGATGATAGAGTCGTTGGAAAGGTAACTCTTGATGTAGCCTTTCCGCCTTATGCGGAAATTGTTAATTTAATAGTGCATCCCGAATACCACAGAAAGGGAATTGGAACAAAGCTCATAGAGAAGTGCATCAAAATATCTGAAAGCAAAGGACACAACATTCAATTTTTAATGACAGAATACGATAATATTCCCGCCCTAAACCTTTATAAAAAGTTTAACTTTTATCCAGCGATACTCTTTAAAAAGAAACAACTCTGGATTTTTAGGTTTGGAAAGGGCTGCTTTGTCGAAAACTTTCTCAAGGCTCATCCCCTCTTTGAGTTCAAAGTTTCCAGAAAGAAGATTAGCTTTCACGGTGAGAAACTCTATGAGATTTCTTTTGCTGATATTATGAGCAATGCGCGCTTGAAAGTTTACTTTAGAGGTCAGCCAGGGCAAGAAGGAACAATGCCGAGAATTGCAGGAATCTCTTTTATGGACGGAAAAAAGGTCTTTGATTTAGTTGCCTATGAGAATCCATTTGAACTTAGAATCTTCAATTACGGGGAGGGCGTAAGCTTAAAGATCGAGCCTTTAAGCCCAAAAGGTTTAGAAGTTTTCGTTGAGAAACAAATTTTAAAGCTCTCCAGGAACCAAAACGAAAGGGTAAAGATAAATTTTAAGAAAACTAGAGACTTTGACACTCCTCTTGATTATCTCTCATTTAAAACCGTTGTTGTTTCATTCAGAATAAATGAAAACTTTGTGATTTCAATAGGGAAAGATCGTGAATAG